One part of the Haliotis asinina isolate JCU_RB_2024 chromosome 2, JCU_Hal_asi_v2, whole genome shotgun sequence genome encodes these proteins:
- the LOC137272482 gene encoding uncharacterized protein isoform X2 yields the protein MEVRSTTTSSTTALHGAMQFGNNNSILYKNCAITYITNITNNCKHCHPAEEHVVSEDTPRDLVPSPAVHTTTRSRVRLVDCQGRELELGDIVETDRIHGIYVGDGMIIGRDRKTRRIVHEPINVEEPFTSCSLLQLGPKYSSTQIVQRARGKVGQKCDYGPADFVFWCCTDMTMEEWIVLEGLQDQEHWIGLLRLQTSLMADH from the exons ATGGAGGTCAGATCGACGACAACGTCATCGACGACCGCTCTGCACGGAGCGATGCAGTTCggcaacaacaacagcatccTTTACAAAAACTGTGCCATTACTTACATCAccaacatcaccaacaactgcaAACATTGTCACCCAGCTGAGGAACATGTTGTGTCAGAAG ATACACCACGTGACCTGGTACCAAGTCCCGCTGTTCACACGACCACCAGATCTAGAGTGAGGCTTGTTGACTGTCAGGGTAGAGAACTGGAGCTGGGGGACATCGTGGAAACTGATAGAATTCACGGTATCTACGTAG GAGACGGGATGATCATCGGGAGGGACAGGAAGACTCGGAGGATCGTCCATGAACCAATAAATGTGGAGGAACCTTTCACTTCATGTTCATTACTTCA ACTTGGACCTAAGTACAGCTCGACACAGATTGTACAGAGAGCCAGAGGGAAAGTCGGTCAGAAGTGTGATTATGGACCGGCGGACTTTGTGTTCTggtgctgtacagacatgacaaTGGAAGAG TGGATTGTACTAGAGGGCCTACAGGACCAAGAACATTGGATAGGGCTTCTAAGACTTCAAACATCACTGATGGCTGACCACTGA
- the LOC137272482 gene encoding uncharacterized protein isoform X1 — translation MEVRSTTTSSTTALHGAMQFGNNNSILYKNCAITYITNITNNCKHCHPAEEHVVSEDTPRDLVPSPAVHTTTRSRVRLVDCQGRELELGDIVETDRIHGIYVGVYYGVVAGDGMIIGRDRKTRRIVHEPINVEEPFTSCSLLQLGPKYSSTQIVQRARGKVGQKCDYGPADFVFWCCTDMTMEEWIVLEGLQDQEHWIGLLRLQTSLMADH, via the exons ATGGAGGTCAGATCGACGACAACGTCATCGACGACCGCTCTGCACGGAGCGATGCAGTTCggcaacaacaacagcatccTTTACAAAAACTGTGCCATTACTTACATCAccaacatcaccaacaactgcaAACATTGTCACCCAGCTGAGGAACATGTTGTGTCAGAAG ATACACCACGTGACCTGGTACCAAGTCCCGCTGTTCACACGACCACCAGATCTAGAGTGAGGCTTGTTGACTGTCAGGGTAGAGAACTGGAGCTGGGGGACATCGTGGAAACTGATAGAATTCACGGTATCTACGTAG GTGTGTATTATGGCGTTGTTGCAGGAGACGGGATGATCATCGGGAGGGACAGGAAGACTCGGAGGATCGTCCATGAACCAATAAATGTGGAGGAACCTTTCACTTCATGTTCATTACTTCA ACTTGGACCTAAGTACAGCTCGACACAGATTGTACAGAGAGCCAGAGGGAAAGTCGGTCAGAAGTGTGATTATGGACCGGCGGACTTTGTGTTCTggtgctgtacagacatgacaaTGGAAGAG TGGATTGTACTAGAGGGCCTACAGGACCAAGAACATTGGATAGGGCTTCTAAGACTTCAAACATCACTGATGGCTGACCACTGA